tttatatattagatgttgtcaatgttttattttaaagtttattcaTGAAGTAGTAAGAATattatagtttaatattattaaataggTATTTGAACTTTgtattataaaaatgatataaaaatataaaaaacaaaaacattattaaaataataatattaattataatttaagaaagaaatatttatataattttattaaataggtgTTTGTACGAGCGTATTTGGTAGCATGCAAAACTATTTTCTCAACAAACAAGAAATCACGGGGACCCACAAGATATTATCAGCCCAACCTAGATAACAATGGTCCCCCCCCACCCCACAAATAATACGACGAACCAAAAAAGAAACCcaattattacatatatatatccgGCTCCGCTCAGCTCCTTAGCCGCTAAACAGCCCAGcttaaaattgaaaaagaacCGGGTATCACCGGTTTTATGAAAGAAAACGAAAGGAGCGACTGTCCCTACTACGCCTATTGCCACATGCTACTCCTTTCTATAACCGTTGCCAAAGCATTTTATGGGGGTGTTTGTAATAGTAAAAACTCAGAACATAGTGGGATAAGGTcatataaagaaattttaattattacatttaaatttatgtagaataatattacattttaaaaccaaaaattatataaaaagtaaTGTTGTGTGGGATCAATAAAGAGGAAACATGAAGAAAGATGTTGTGGTGCTGACAAATGTTAGTTCAGTTGTTTAGGTAGAGAGTCGGAGAGTAAAGAAAGAGTGGAGATGGTGGAGGTGATTGGCAGGAGTAATTTAGCTAAGTGTAGGCAAGTGTGTTGGAGAGTCAAATCATTTCTAACCGTTTGAGAAATTATTTATAGATGATGTTTTGTATTGAGTCTTGTTAATTTAGTGGatttacaataaaattataaGCCATATGGAATTGATATATTTGATGAGACAATAATGTCTACgataaaatatgttatattattcttttaataaaattcacgTGAGGATTGATCATCAAAAGAATcacatttttaacaaaaaaaaaaaggaaaaagcgAAATATTTGAAGGAACGAGTGGCAACTTAATTATGGGAAGCTTATTTGAGTAGCTACCTCTCGCCTGATTAGGTGATTGAGTCACGAAATGAAGTTTCTAATGACCTCTCAATTTGTAACGGCAGAAGTATATTTCTCGTATAACTTTTTGTACTGCCACATGTCCAAGTATGGGGTATAACAAACGAAAAACAAACGTAGTTCCATTGCTTGAATTTtgccttttttattattatgatttttaacTTAAAGCAGAGCCATATGACTTaccatttttgatgaaattgatttCAACTGAACCCTCTCTTTTTCCCCTCAAAGCAGTGCATCACTGCATTCCCAGTTTCTCCCTGTTAATATCGCTTAGCCCCTTTCTTTTTCATCTTACCTATTTTTAGTATTCATAAAAtaacattcatttcaaaattcaCATCCATTACAAAACCCGAGTTTCTTATTTCTTAACCTGAAACCCCTCCTCTTTCCTCCTACtctgtttcctttttcttcttagACTCGTGTCGCATTTTTTTCTCGTGCTCTGCAGGTACACCAGATTTTCTTTTCCTGGGTTTATTCCCTTGTTTTCAATACAAGATTCTTTTCTAACACGATGAAATGTTTTGTAATTCCAAAAAAGCTTCTTTATTCCCGTTGGGTTTTAGCCTCTTTTTTTTGGGTATTGAATTTGAGCAGAAATTTAAAGTGACAAAGACTGCTCTTTTAATGCCAAAATTTTGACCTTTTTCAACTTTATCTCTCAACTAGTTTCCTGGAAAATGCAGCTGTTTTATCTCTCTCTGTCTTATTCTTTAAAAccaatggattttttttttcaagtatcaGTGTATAGCCATTATTGATTTCTTGTTTTAGAGCTAAATTCCTCATGCGTACCTTATATAGTTAAATGGGTTTTCTTCCCTGTAAACACCTTTTTTATAAAGCTTTTATTTGGGATTCCTTATCTTTCCTTTTGCTGTTAAATTCTCTCAGCAACCAAACatgatttattttcttccttGGCTTTTTGATATGGTACAGTTTAGCTTTTAAAAAGCTCCATTTTCTATTCACGGGTTGTTGATTAAACATTTGTCAGCTTTGATCTTTTCAAGTCCTTAATAATTAGAGTTTTTGATTCAATTCTATTTGTTTCAGGTGATATAAGCATGACTTAAAAAAAGGTTTAGTGATGAATTAGCATCGTCTTCTTCCTTTTTCATTTATTGAAATCAATCCAAGTCCGTGAACCAGTCATTGGATTCTCCATAGCCAAAAAAACTTCGCATTCAACTCATCCCTCAAGCTATTCGTGTTAGTGACCCAATCTCTCTCTCACTCCCCTCGCTTTCATATTAATTACTCTTTATAATAATACCTGGGATTCTCTTTGTACTTTCTTTAAGATTCGTCTTCTTTTTTACAGGGTCATAAACTAAAGCTCAGAAACTTCAATTCAACTACAAAATCCCAAATAAATGTGATGAGTTGTTGATTATCAAAGTCAACTTTTCTTTGCAGATTCTGGGAATTTGGATTCAGGGAGGACTAAGGTAGCTCAGTTTTAACAATTGAACTTAGGGGATGAAAATGTTGCAGCATGAGCTGTGTTCTTCTCGGATTCTGTCGCCGTTCCGGGATGAAATCGTCGGCGACGAAGAGCTTTCGGTTCTTCCAAGACACACCAAAGTTATTGTCACCGGGAACAATAGAACAAAGTCTGTATTGGTCGGTTTGCAAGGCGTCGTCAAGAAGGCGGTCGGCCTCGGTGGTTGGCATTGGCTGGTATTCTCCTTTAACAATTATAATTGATTTAAATGTGTAAAGTTATACACTTGATCTTGCATATTTGATTGattgattgtttgtttgtttgtttataatCAGTACCTATTAATTAAGGTAAGATTTTCTCATATGGAAACTAAATAAAGCCATGGATTTTTAGGTCTAGGTCTAGAGTTTTATTGGGTTTAGCCAGCAAACTCATCTTATTGTAGTTAATCATTCATGGCTCACATTGATTATGTAAATAGTTGATTTTACTTGTTTTAAACTCAAAGGTTTTTCGAAGATTGAATAGTTGGACCCTGAAAAAGGTTAAAATCCGATGGTTGGACCGATTTTAGATTCGATAGAACGCGTTTGTGATTCATATGGATATCAAATTTTGTTTTCCTAAGGAGTTACTTTTTCCTGTTTGTAAATTGACTGTTATACAGTTTGTTCTATTTGTATTGTGCCTTTTAACTTTGGATTAGCTTTCCTTTTCATCTCTCTATTGTTGAACACTTTTAGTCGAAGATTCATGTTGAATGACACTGGTGCTTGTTGTTCTCAAGGTTTTGAAGAATGGGGTTGAAGTTGCGTTGCAAAGGAATGCATTGAGTGTGCTGGAACACCCTACAGGGAACGAAGTAGATGATGATCATGATTTCGATAACTCAAGCAGTGGCTCGGACATTGGTGAGAATGACCATGGTTTCATAGCAGAAGATAATTTTTAACTAAAAGATTTTCATGTACATTTTAACGTTGTGATCGGACTCCCCCCCCCCTTTTGTTTCACTTTGAACAGCTAGTAGCATTGAGTTCCAACGGCCTGCAAAACCGAGAGTTCGACATATGAAACCATGGGTTCCATCTGCATCCATGAAAGCAACTAATCGTAGTGGTTACAGAGATGTTCAATCCATTATTCATGCACCCCAATCGGTTAGTATCAAACTTTGATGTGTGCATCTAAACCTTTCTCGTATCACACCTTGCTCTTAAATCTGGTGCCCTTGGAAAAAAGAAATCTGTGTAATTTGATCATGTGTTTCTTGATTCTGAAGGTAAATTTGGCAAAACTCGACAACAACTCCTTGAGAAGATATTGCAGGCATTTCAAACTTGTAGGCACTACGAAGTCTAACTGCGATGAATTGTCCTCgattgaaaaaattacatttatctaATACATGGGGTTCGGTTTTGGTTTGCAGGGTAACATCAATGCTTATTCACCAAGGGAATTAATGCTTAACACTGTCCAGCAGCATTTTGTATCACAGGTATGTTCTATCTTTGATCACAAATACATATAAACACACCACATTTAATACCTCTTTGTCTGAATCTAACATCCTTTCTTCGATACAGCCACCGCTGAATGACATACAGGTGATCTCGGAATTCATCACTTCTGCTAAGAGATTGAAAACCGACGACTCACAGAGTGAGCAACTCTGAATTTACTTCAACATTGTAGTTGAAACatattttagttctaattctaaccTTAGATTAGATCCAACTAAAAGACTAATAGGGACGAGTTATCGATCGACCAGCTGGATTTCGTCCCCGGATTCTAACCTTGTAATATAGGGCTTGTGCCCTTTGTGCGTATTCTAGTATATCTACTATTCCAACagtgcacatatatatacatattattgcTGCTGAATTCTTTGATATGTTCTGAATTTCTCTTCTGGGTTTCTTAAAAAGAGTAGCACCATGTTAATTCTGGGATTAACTTATTTAGTTGAGATCCTTCAAACAgagattttattatctttaaactGATTTCAATCATAAAAAGGTTGGATTCACCAACGTACCATGAAACATTAAAACCGtatacatcaaatataaattgTTCTTGAAATTGTTTTCTTATTTACACTTTCCATTGTTAAGAGAAATTATTATAGTAGAATCAAAttagataataaaatattcaagaaaaatctaaaatttaaaaaccaatttctactataaaataacaaaatacatTTTAGACTcctacaatatttatttttcaaatacaaacaaaacaaaaattaaaaacctcAATAAAGACAATTTCATCACTCAATtacaaagattaaaaaaaaaaaaaacgaagttaCTCAGAGGGAGCTCTGTTTAGAACAGAAAAGTTGAATCTTGAGTTATGGATGTCCCAATAAAGACCAATTTCATCACCCAATTTCAGATTCCTTCTCTTCCCAAAATCTGAAGTCCAATTTTTTATTAGCACATTGGCCCCCTTGCTCCAACGCTTGAACTTCATGTAATGTTGGGTATTGGTATCACAATCCCAAACGAATACCGGTAATCCTTGTTGAATTTGGGCTAATTGATCGGCATTCCAATGCGGCAAAACATGAGACTCTACTAACTCCGATGGCAATATCAACCTTGACAAGTTCCCGAGATCACTTTTATAAAGCTGCTTCTTGATGCACCATGGATCATCAGGGGCATGATGCCTTCGTTCAATTTCAATCTCGACTCTATTTCTCTTGTTTCTGCCGCTTGGAAATTCTGGGTTCTCAATCGTTTGTCTCTTGTTGAACAATGTCAAAGGAAGCTCTCCATTGATCGTCTTATTCAAGTTGTTCAAGTTATGGTGATAGCTACATTCACCAACTCCAAACGAAAGCGAAAGAGATAACTCTAACGGAACATTATCATTGGTGTAACCTTCCATCAATTCCGAAGAAAAAGCACCGCTACTATTTTCCATATTACATACATCCGATTTCCTTATATCTTGCATTGGAAGTTTTCCTTTTTCAATTGGAGTAATTCCGATGGACATATTATCGATAGAACGAAAAGATTGTAACGATAGCTCGGCATTAGTATACTTCGATTCCAACTGAGAATCTTCGAAAAAGTTAATCATCGTAGGTTCTaatttttcgtaattaatttCTTGTTTTTCCAAGTCAGTTGATATTGTCGATGCTTGTTATTCTCTGTTAGTTGATATTGTTAATGCAGACGAAAGAGACAACTCTAATGAAATATTACTATCTTCAGAATCTGGGTTTTTTTCTTTGGCTCTATTGGTGCCGTCCACATCCAtggaattcagaaaaatgaaggatttgtcgtcttccatggatgAAACAGCCAAGCACCGAACAATGAAGGGTTTGCTGAAACCCTTGTTTAATaagaaatttgtaaaaaataaaacaaataaaaaaaactctctCCTCAATCGCAACTTTAAAATCTAAACACTTTACCTCTCATTCTCACTTTCTTGAAAAGATAACgagtttatataaataaataagatggAGTCTTTTTCCTAATAGGAAAGTAATTTGACCTCCAAGTTATAGAGTTGCCACTGACTAACGAAACTACTATTTCAcgtatgaaattttttattaattattataattaattctaaataataataaattaagtttgcAACGATAGAAAACACAGATTTAGATATTCATTCCAACGTCTTTAAATATGCTTcagatttttggattttttttttaaactttatgtCGCTCTAAGATTTTTGGAAGAAAATTGCAATCTTGGTTTCTTCCCCTTTATTTACATACAACCTTAAATGACATCACAATATGCTTACTTTCAAACAACCCTTTTAACGCTTCCTAGATCCTCCGTGCTGATGCAACATTTGATCCTTAATACTGCAATAAACAATTATCTTAACTTTGTTAATCCAAAATATGATTCTTACGCTCATGTATCTCGGGTTGGCTCAAACCTTAATAATATGGAGTAAAATGAATCTTACTTTGGATTTTATAATGAGTAAGAGAAGCCGGAGTGGTGGATGATTGAACTGAATGGCAATCCAAATTGAGAGTTGCTTAATGCATCAAGTCCATCTCGCCATGGACACCTAAATTGGATTACAACAACATTATCCTTTGATGCAACACATTCAATCTCCAACTCTGCTTCACCAATGTCAGAGGCTTTCCTTTTATTCACGTATTTTTTCTTTCGGCTGGTGATGTTTTTGTTACTGCCGTAGTTGTCCGATGTTCGCTCGACACCATCCCGAGGTTGTCTTTTTGTTCTTGTCTCAAGCTCCATTAATTCACTGCAAGTTACCAACTCTTCAACCCTTCTCTCCAGGTATTTTATTGTATCATCTAGTATAGAAACTTTATCAGCGTTCATAAAGAAAGCCAGTGAATTAAGAAACGCTACACTGCTCAGACAATTATGTTCAACACATTCAGTGACATGGATATCGAACCAAAGACCTCCGAACACACAGAAAAACTCTATGAGTAACTACTACAGGGAATGgaagtttaattaccttgttGTTTGAAGGTACCAGTGTTTTGAGAATCATGAATCGTTGGTTTAGTTTTTCCCTTCGTTTCCTCTCTGATAACACATGGTTTCCGCAAATTTTGTCAGCCTTGGGCCTTGGAGCATCATTTTTAACACCATTTTTAGCTGTAGATTCAAGTAACCCTTTTATCATGCATCATTTGAACTTCAAACAATATCTTTTTCAATAACTTCTGAAGGGTGGCTTGGTTTCTTCTTTTCCAAGGCTTGTAGTCGGCTTACCACTCACGTTCCTTCAGTGTTTGCAGCGGAGGCAATGGCTGTTGTTCAGTGGTTGCATTTCGCTTCTGAAATGGGATGCTTGGGCAGTCATCCGTAAGCTAAACACTAACTCGGAGGATCTATCGGGGATTAGTACCTTTATCTGGGAAGCCACGGAGCTTTCTAAGTGTATTTTGGCGTGTCATTCACATACCTCTACCGTCCCTTCTTATGCCGTTGAATGGTTGGGTTCTGGAAGGCAAAGAGAACGAGAGCCTGACTGCGAGGCTTTGGGGACCTTCGAATCACTGGAGCGGATGCTAGTGGGGGACATCTGGGCAGCATGGAGTAGTGCTCCGGGGAACTGTAACCAACGAGGAAAAAGAATTTTCTGGACAGTGGAGTGGGTGACAGTTCATTTCTTTGACTGCATAGTGTTTAggtttcctttttgttttatttttctttttcagttttaAAGGCCTTTTTCTGTTAGGCCTTGTTTTGTTATGATTTTTCAACACCTGTTgcgattatttttattttattaaatccaATCACATTGttccaaaaaaaattaggttaagtGTTACATCGGATCAAAGTTGTGACTTCGGAAGTATCGAATTTAtggcaataaaattaaaaattttgtttaaggAAGGTTCATGTTAAATATATTGTCttgaaatgtttaaattaaattattaattttcaaaacactATTTAATCAAATGCTAAAAAGGCTTGAATAAAATCTTTTAATTATGTAGAGAGGTTAAAGAGACATTTACCCATTTAACCAAGAGCTGCCTGCCTAGTGCTTTCCTCCTGCGACCTGAGGTGATGACATGTTATAATAAGTTTAATCTATTTTACTATTTGCATgagagtaaaaaaaatattttttccccATGAAGTCGGCTTGCAGTGGTTTTAAATCATTTCACACCTCACAACATGGGGATTTATTGAGGATTATACAGAAAAAGGCAAAACTAATTACTATGTTTAGAAGAAATATTTTGCTAATTTCCTATGAAACATTGGAATTTATTCTAACATATTAATTACATTTGGGACAAAAATGTAACAATTTCATCCTAAATTTCTTGGCACTGTCAATAATATTACAATCTTGACTCTGGATGAAATTTAGCGAAACAAATTAATTTGATGGTCGAAAATAAAATTCTCACCAATAAACTTAAATTTCCCAAACTGTAATTTTCCTTTGAGGAGAAATGTTTGACTAAATTAGCGCCTTTAATTTCAGTTGTCAAGCCATTTACGCGAAACATGCATAACACAGGAGCAGCATTCTATTCGCGTTACTATAAAACTACAACATACGCCACACGTTTGGTCCATATATACATGTGACACACGCGAATGCgtgtgataaaataatataaaacatgaaTCTGATTTTTGGTTTATTAGTTAGGATAAATTCTGATGTTAGCCCCTATACTTTGAGAAAGTTGTGACTTTGATccctgtactttaatttgatcgatctcaatccctttatttttttgaattgatttattttagtctctttacttttcagattttgaaattttaatcttgatCCATTACTAGTAGctaaatttgtttgattaatttaattactaGTCATGTATTATGCTTATAGTTGTAGATTTAGCCCATATTCTctaattggatcattctaagttggtatacttttcgaattttgaaattccaATCTTGACGCAAAAAACCATCATTAATCCATTAActgaatttttagtgaataatagGTGAAAATAACATTACACATATATAATATGTTTATCTcatcagattttgaaaatagcaGAACTTAActgaatgaatttaacaataattGTTTGGTGAGgactgaatttttaaaatataaaaaattcatagaTAAAAAATGACCGAATTAAAGTATAAAAGCTAAATCCACAAAATTTGTAAACCATTGGGACTAATGATAGAATTTAACCTATTAATTATTTGTATCAATAGATATAAAATGTTTAATGGTAGTAGCATCCACTTCTTTTTCTAGATGAGTAATGTTTAAGGCCTTGCTAAATCTAGTTTGTCCATCAAGGCCTATAATTTAACTTCAACATTTGTTACTCTTCAGATATGTCAATACGTTTCAATTGTCCAATCCTTAGAATGGTTTCTTATGAGAGTCCTAACATCCACTCTATCAAGATTTCCCAAAGATCCACTGGTATTAAATTTAAACCAATTCATCGATGGTGGTTTccaatacataaaaataaattaaggtaAATGTTATTTATTGTCGGACAACTAGTGAAAAATTCTACCGCCATAAAAGAAGCTCTTTCAGGAAGACATTCTTTTAGATAATTATGTCCAAATACTATAGGGTGAAAGCAATTAACACATTTTGAGGGATTTTTGGCCTTATAGACCAAACTTTGGTAGAGAGATTATCGATAATAGGATTTTTAGCATTTACAAAGGTTGTTAACTCtagaaactataaaaatatagataTTGATAGTTTATGTGCCgcattaaacattttcaaagtatAAGTATcacattggacattttatgaaagtatacatatcaaataatacatgaatttatatttcatgtatcatattagacattttcaaaaaataaataccatattaaatattttataaaagtacaAGTACCAAATGAATTCTTAACTAGTAAAAGGGAAAGAACCTTTTGgattaatttaacttttgtttataatttttcaaaattataaacaaaGATAAGTTTcataattaacaaaatataatatataaattataacattagtatataatttaaaataaagttttaaaaaatattgattaattaaattttaatttcactttcactttcaattagattaaatttactaacaaataattaaaattaagagaCCCTGTTCAACTGGGTGACAAATACTGGTATCTATAAAACTTTCTTTATCACTTGGTTTAGAttcaaaattaattgaaaactttgaatttaataatttattttccttcATTATTCATagcatttgttttttatttttttaagatggATTACATTGCATGCCGTGATGTAGTTGATGCAAGACTAATTCAGAACGAGTTATGGGAGATTCCAAAATATcccataaattatttttattataaacgtGGAAATATTTTGAAATCTCTTCCCTTTGTTttcgatgatgatgatgatgatgatgaagaagaagaagaagatgaagatctAGATTATAAAGCATTGACTGATGGTGAAAGGGATGATGAACCTTCGATGGATAAGGTGAAAATAAGTGCTGACGATGGAGGCTGCGATTCACCTGGTTTGTTTGCGAGAGTTATTGGTTGGAGCAAGGATACCCTGCTCGGCTGTTTGTGTTTAAACTAAATTAGAGTTGCCTCTTGCATTGGATTTTAAGGTGACTAATTATTTTCTTTACATTATtagccttttctttttcttcctattTTTCTAATAGTTCGTGTCTTTCTAATAGTtcctattttattaatttatttatataaatggtTGAATGCTTACTAAGACTACATGCATTACTAAAATCACTAAAGACTATTTTTAAAATCACGAGCAAAAATAAATGTAGTACATGtattattaaaactaaaaaatatgttAGAGAAagagacaaattttaaaaaatgaagacttatataatttaaatttttttaataagataaattaaaaattagttatatgatttaattaattattttatatcatttaatatttattcaacaagataattgaaaaagaaatgtaattattaataattacCTCATTAATTCTCGAAATATGTTTGGGTAGAGGAAAGTGTTCGTTAAAGAATTGGAACAAGCAACTGGTTAATTAAACATGTCATATTAATTACAAGTAATTAAgtccaaattcaattactagatttttttagttataattaaaaattttgaaaataaatgaaatacgtGGTTCTCGTAgttaaaaacaaagcaaaaaaaacAGGTAAAAGTATTAACAGTTTTGGTAACGAGGAAAGTAATAACAAAGTGTTTAAGCATCCGGTTTTATGGAGACGAGAAGTGAAATTATTGTGGGCATGGGGTCCACTCCTTTGAGCTTCAGGTCCTTAAATTGGGCCGAAATCTTCTTTAGCATGGGCTCTACTCATTTGGGCTTCAAGTTCTTAAATTGGGCTGAAATCTTcttcattgaaataaaaaaaatgtattttggcttattttaaattttaaaacttattttagatttataacacaatttttattttggttttataattttatctccaCCAACGTTATATTTTAA
This window of the Gossypium hirsutum isolate 1008001.06 chromosome A09, Gossypium_hirsutum_v2.1, whole genome shotgun sequence genome carries:
- the LOC107896477 gene encoding B3 domain-containing protein At4g02870 is translated as MINFFEDSQLESKYTNAELSLQSFRSIDNMSIGITPIEKGKLPMQDIRKSDVCNMENSSGAFSSELMEGYTNDNVPLELSLSLSFGVGECSYHHNLNNLNKTINGELPLTLFNKRQTIENPEFPSGRNKRNRVEIEIERRHHAPDDPWCIKKQLYKSDLGNLSRLILPSELVESHVLPHWNADQLAQIQQGLPVFVWDCDTNTQHYMKFKRWSKGANVLIKNWTSDFGKRRNLKLGDEIGLYWDIHNSRFNFSVLNRAPSE
- the LOC107896475 gene encoding uncharacterized protein, which gives rise to MKMLQHELCSSRILSPFRDEIVGDEELSVLPRHTKVIVTGNNRTKSVLVGLQGVVKKAVGLGGWHWLVLKNGVEVALQRNALSVLEHPTGNEVDDDHDFDNSSSGSDIASSIEFQRPAKPRVRHMKPWVPSASMKATNRSGYRDVQSIIHAPQSVNLAKLDNNSLRRYCRHFKLGNINAYSPRELMLNTVQQHFVSQPPLNDIQVISEFITSAKRLKTDDSQSEQL